A stretch of the Duncaniella dubosii genome encodes the following:
- the tgt gene encoding tRNA guanosine(34) transglycosylase Tgt: MDFKLEATAPDSAARAGVITTDHGEIRTPIFMPVGTLGSVKAVHQHELRDDIKAQIILGNTYHLYLRPGIEILEKAGGLHKFNGWERPILTDSGGFQVFSLSANRKLTEEGAWFRSHIDGSKHLFTPERVVDIERSIGADIMMALDECPPGTADYSYARKSLDLTHRWLSRGWKRYKETEGKYGYSQAYFPIVQGVTYPDLRRESAKFVADLGADGNAIGGLAVGEPAEVMYDMIEVVNEILPKDRPRYLMGVGTPANILEGIDRGVDMFDCVMPTRNGRNGMLFTRHGIMNMRNKKWADDFSPIQEDGPSYVDVTYSKAYLRHLFIADEILAMQIASIHNLAFYLWLVGEARKHILASDFKPWKREMLECVTRRL; the protein is encoded by the coding sequence ATGGATTTTAAGTTAGAAGCGACCGCGCCGGACTCCGCAGCCCGCGCCGGTGTCATCACGACAGACCACGGAGAAATCCGGACTCCGATTTTCATGCCTGTCGGCACTCTCGGAAGTGTGAAGGCGGTTCATCAGCATGAACTCCGCGATGATATCAAGGCTCAGATTATCCTTGGAAACACCTATCATCTCTATCTCCGTCCCGGAATCGAGATTCTTGAAAAAGCCGGAGGTCTCCACAAGTTCAACGGCTGGGAACGCCCGATTCTTACCGACAGCGGAGGCTTTCAGGTATTTTCGCTGTCGGCAAACCGCAAGCTGACAGAAGAAGGGGCGTGGTTCAGGTCGCACATCGATGGTTCGAAACATCTCTTCACACCTGAAAGGGTGGTGGATATAGAGCGTTCGATAGGCGCTGACATAATGATGGCGCTTGATGAGTGTCCTCCCGGAACAGCCGACTACAGCTATGCCCGAAAGTCGCTTGACCTCACCCACCGCTGGCTTTCCCGTGGATGGAAACGCTATAAGGAGACAGAGGGAAAGTATGGCTACTCACAGGCATACTTCCCGATTGTGCAGGGTGTCACTTATCCCGACCTGCGTCGTGAATCAGCGAAATTCGTAGCCGATCTTGGGGCTGACGGCAATGCCATCGGCGGTCTTGCCGTAGGCGAACCTGCCGAAGTCATGTATGACATGATTGAGGTTGTCAACGAGATTCTCCCCAAGGACCGTCCGCGCTATCTGATGGGTGTCGGCACTCCGGCCAACATCCTTGAGGGAATCGACAGAGGTGTCGACATGTTTGACTGCGTGATGCCTACCCGCAACGGCCGCAACGGCATGCTTTTCACGCGCCACGGCATCATGAACATGCGCAACAAGAAGTGGGCCGACGATTTCTCGCCTATTCAGGAAGACGGCCCGAGCTATGTCGACGTGACCTATTCAAAGGCATATCTGCGTCACCTGTTCATCGCCGACGAGATTCTTGCCATGCAGATAGCTTCGATACATAACCTCGCGTTCTACCTGTGGCTCGTCGGAGAAGCCCGCAAGCATATACTTGCCAGTGATTTCAAGCCGTGGAAACGGGAGATGCTCGAATGTGTCACCCGTCGTCTCTGA
- a CDS encoding LptF/LptG family permease, with amino-acid sequence MKILDWYIIKKFLGTYVFAIALILAITIMFDINEKLDAFLKAPLKATVFDYFLNFLPYFANQFSPLFTFIAVIFFTSKLADNSEIIAMLSTGMSYRRLLRPYMVSATVIAIVTYILSAYIIPPANVERIEYTNTYVKNKRVDYGTNIQLQVAKGEIAYMSRYDNTSKTGYKFSLESFEDKKLVSRLTAQTIRWDTLHRWTVRDYMIRDFDGQREKIRRGARLDTVIPIEPRDFLISKNDHETMTSPALREYISRQKERGVANIKSFEIENHKRYAMTAAAFILTVIGMSLSSRKIKGGMGVNIGIGLVLSFSYILFMTVTSTFAVSGYTSPMVAMWIPNILYSIIAIYLYYKVSHQ; translated from the coding sequence GTGAAGATTCTTGACTGGTATATAATCAAGAAGTTCCTTGGAACTTACGTTTTTGCGATTGCCCTCATTCTGGCAATCACAATCATGTTTGACATCAACGAAAAACTTGATGCCTTTCTTAAGGCACCGCTGAAGGCGACGGTGTTTGATTATTTTCTCAACTTTCTCCCTTACTTCGCCAACCAGTTCAGTCCGCTCTTCACCTTCATCGCTGTAATCTTTTTCACGTCGAAACTTGCCGATAATTCTGAAATCATCGCTATGCTCTCGACTGGAATGAGCTACCGGCGATTGCTGCGTCCCTACATGGTAAGCGCCACGGTTATAGCTATCGTGACCTATATACTCAGCGCCTATATAATCCCTCCCGCCAATGTTGAGCGAATAGAATACACCAACACTTATGTCAAGAACAAGAGAGTCGACTACGGTACGAATATTCAGCTTCAGGTGGCCAAGGGTGAGATTGCATATATGTCGCGTTATGACAACACGAGCAAGACCGGCTATAAGTTTTCTCTTGAGTCGTTTGAGGATAAGAAGCTTGTGTCACGTCTGACGGCTCAGACCATCCGCTGGGACACTCTTCACCGCTGGACGGTGCGCGACTATATGATACGTGATTTCGACGGGCAGCGAGAAAAAATACGTCGCGGTGCACGTCTGGACACTGTCATACCTATTGAGCCCCGTGATTTTCTGATTTCAAAAAATGACCATGAGACCATGACTTCTCCCGCTCTACGTGAATACATATCGCGTCAGAAAGAGCGTGGAGTGGCAAACATAAAGTCGTTTGAGATTGAAAACCACAAGCGCTATGCCATGACCGCCGCTGCATTCATCCTTACAGTCATAGGTATGTCTCTTTCATCGCGTAAGATAAAGGGTGGAATGGGTGTCAATATCGGTATAGGTCTTGTGCTCAGTTTCAGTTATATCCTTTTTATGACTGTGACTTCGACTTTTGCAGTTTCGGGCTATACGTCTCCGATGGTAGCGATGTGGATTCCGAATATTCTTTATTCAATAATCGCCATCTATCTTTACTATAAGGTGTCTCACCAGTAG
- the thiL gene encoding thiamine-phosphate kinase, producing MEISELGEFGLIDRLTAGLKPVNSSTVKGVGDDCAILRNRETDILVTTDLLLEGVHFDLTYVPLKHLGYKSAIVNFSDVYAMNGTPRQITVSLGISKRFTVEHIEELFAGIRLACEIYGVDLVGGDTTSSRQGLVISITCIGEAPADKVVSRSGAKDTDLICVSGDLGAAYMGLQLLEREKIASAGQKDFIPKFEGKEYLVERQLKPEARRDIIEELAKAGIVPTAMMDVSDGLSSELLHICKQSNVGCRVYEDRIPIDYQTAIMAEELGMNLVTAALNGGEDYELLFTVPLHYHEQIEKLPDVKLIGHITKADLGCAMITRDGTEIPLRAQGWNPLAAE from the coding sequence ATGGAAATTTCCGAATTAGGCGAATTTGGTCTTATCGACCGTCTCACAGCCGGGCTCAAACCGGTCAACAGCTCAACCGTAAAAGGTGTCGGCGATGACTGCGCGATTTTACGCAACCGCGAGACTGACATTCTCGTCACGACAGACCTCCTGCTCGAAGGAGTCCACTTCGATCTAACATACGTCCCACTCAAGCATCTCGGTTATAAATCAGCTATAGTAAACTTTTCAGATGTCTACGCAATGAACGGCACACCTCGCCAGATTACCGTTTCTCTTGGCATCTCGAAACGTTTCACAGTCGAACATATCGAGGAACTTTTCGCCGGCATACGTCTTGCCTGCGAAATCTACGGTGTGGATCTCGTCGGAGGCGACACGACATCTTCACGTCAAGGGCTGGTAATTTCCATCACATGTATAGGTGAAGCCCCTGCCGACAAAGTCGTAAGCCGTTCGGGAGCGAAAGATACGGACTTGATCTGCGTTTCAGGCGACCTCGGAGCCGCCTATATGGGACTCCAGCTTCTCGAACGCGAGAAAATTGCATCAGCCGGACAAAAAGATTTCATTCCGAAGTTCGAAGGCAAGGAATATCTTGTCGAACGCCAGCTGAAGCCCGAAGCTCGCCGTGATATCATCGAAGAGCTTGCCAAGGCTGGAATCGTCCCGACCGCCATGATGGATGTCAGCGACGGCCTGAGTTCAGAACTGTTGCATATATGCAAGCAGAGCAATGTCGGATGCCGTGTGTATGAAGATCGAATACCTATCGACTATCAGACCGCCATCATGGCTGAGGAACTCGGTATGAACCTCGTGACAGCCGCCTTGAACGGAGGAGAAGACTACGAACTCCTGTTCACTGTCCCGCTACATTATCACGAACAGATAGAGAAACTGCCCGACGTAAAACTGATCGGCCACATAACCAAAGCCGATCTCGGATGTGCCATGATCACCCGTGACGGTACTGAAATACCACTCCGCGCCCAAGGCTGGAATCCCCTCGCCGCCGAATAA
- a CDS encoding metal ABC transporter ATP-binding protein → MKPTENEIIISLRNISKRWAGKTALTDINFDVRQGDFIAITGPNGGGKTTLLRILLKLLKPTEGNVTYYRDGKPADELSIGYLPQKNLIDSHFPIDVEEVIASGLIGENLPSNKVKSRVKETIGLMGLESHAKASIGNLSGGQLQRALLGRAIISRPKLLVLDEPLSYVDKRFEHYIYDLVAELAKTTTLLLVSHEMSTIAGMANRHLIIDHTLTECHSAHHHVHYDCDD, encoded by the coding sequence ATGAAACCAACCGAAAACGAGATAATCATATCCCTGCGCAACATCTCCAAACGCTGGGCAGGAAAAACAGCCTTGACGGACATCAATTTTGATGTCCGTCAAGGCGATTTCATTGCCATTACAGGTCCTAACGGCGGAGGAAAGACAACGCTGCTCCGCATACTCCTGAAGTTATTGAAACCGACGGAAGGAAACGTGACATATTATCGTGACGGCAAACCGGCCGACGAACTTTCAATCGGCTATCTCCCGCAAAAAAATCTGATTGACTCACATTTTCCTATCGATGTCGAGGAAGTCATAGCCTCAGGGCTAATCGGAGAGAATTTGCCGAGCAATAAAGTGAAGAGCCGCGTCAAAGAAACCATAGGTCTCATGGGGCTTGAAAGCCATGCAAAGGCGAGCATCGGCAACCTGTCGGGAGGTCAGTTGCAACGCGCCCTGCTTGGACGCGCCATAATCTCACGGCCGAAACTGCTCGTGCTCGACGAGCCGCTGAGCTACGTCGACAAGCGTTTCGAACACTACATCTACGACCTTGTGGCCGAACTCGCAAAGACCACTACCCTTTTGCTTGTTTCACACGAAATGTCGACCATCGCCGGCATGGCCAACCGCCACCTCATCATCGACCATACGCTGACCGAATGCCATTCAGCCCATCACCATGTCCACTATGACTGTGATGACTGA
- a CDS encoding carboxypeptidase-like regulatory domain-containing protein, whose translation MSRYVTLVLIFLFSLLDVKGQVRHAVVADSANGMPLSGTSVFDRDGNIIGMCGRSGTIPYVSSGSYPLTLRCLGYEEKVVRSIDSDTIFLRECITELPEVVIESRQHKVLHVLAYMREYSKLSTYTDTVFLFREKMVDYMLLPDEKIRFRGWSMPRVIKSRSYYRFTNAEGLDSVSDECVHHFSWSDWLGVKTCVKIPTALNSLECGADTLRGRYGPSEIWIRNNDRMTVDVDVLADTVGRKWIPNLSAFFKDNLDFENFRVRFNYDNLAGDAVSNKDLTGYSFNIESRGRGHDMFRFNNIDEPFFVTTYGEVYMIDKEYITVKEAKEWEKHNFGADEIGMYILKEAPEIQPPIQELVRRVGMIDKGGVRLNVAPDVRLISPHTGNRNYHFGRRVLLLLKEVTGITLVKSHRNMNNNWRKFRKETMSKKSKGKKVRRTGK comes from the coding sequence ATGTCACGCTATGTCACGTTAGTCCTGATTTTTCTTTTCTCTCTCCTTGATGTAAAGGGGCAGGTGCGTCATGCCGTTGTGGCAGACTCTGCTAACGGAATGCCGCTGTCAGGAACTTCTGTATTTGACCGTGATGGCAATATTATAGGGATGTGTGGCAGGAGCGGGACAATTCCTTATGTATCTTCCGGCAGCTATCCATTGACATTACGATGTCTTGGCTATGAGGAAAAAGTCGTCAGATCGATAGATTCTGACACAATTTTCCTTCGTGAATGTATAACCGAACTTCCGGAAGTTGTAATTGAATCGCGTCAGCACAAGGTGTTGCATGTATTGGCCTATATGCGTGAATATTCGAAGCTGAGCACATATACCGATACCGTGTTTCTGTTCCGGGAAAAGATGGTTGACTATATGTTGCTGCCTGATGAAAAGATCCGGTTTAGAGGATGGTCTATGCCAAGGGTGATAAAGAGCAGGTCTTATTATCGGTTTACCAATGCCGAGGGGCTTGACAGTGTGAGCGACGAGTGTGTCCATCATTTTTCATGGTCTGACTGGTTGGGAGTGAAGACATGTGTTAAAATACCAACGGCATTGAACAGTCTGGAATGCGGGGCGGATACTCTCAGAGGCAGGTATGGCCCATCGGAAATCTGGATTAGAAACAACGACAGGATGACTGTAGATGTGGATGTGCTTGCTGATACAGTCGGGCGGAAGTGGATTCCGAACCTTTCGGCTTTTTTCAAGGATAATCTTGATTTTGAAAATTTCCGTGTGAGGTTTAACTATGATAATTTGGCCGGAGATGCTGTGTCAAACAAGGATCTGACAGGCTATTCATTTAATATCGAGTCAAGAGGCAGAGGCCATGATATGTTCAGGTTCAATAACATCGACGAGCCGTTTTTTGTGACCACTTACGGTGAAGTGTATATGATTGATAAGGAATACATCACTGTAAAAGAGGCAAAGGAATGGGAAAAACATAATTTCGGCGCTGATGAAATCGGAATGTACATCCTCAAGGAAGCTCCGGAGATTCAGCCTCCGATACAGGAGCTTGTCAGACGTGTCGGTATGATTGATAAAGGTGGTGTGAGGCTGAATGTCGCACCTGATGTCAGGCTTATCAGCCCTCATACAGGCAACAGAAATTATCATTTCGGGCGACGGGTGCTATTGTTACTGAAGGAGGTGACGGGGATTACATTGGTAAAGTCGCATAGAAACATGAATAATAACTGGCGGAAGTTCAGAAAAGAAACGATGTCAAAGAAGTCTAAGGGGAAGAAAGTCAGACGGACGGGAAAATGA
- a CDS encoding LemA family protein, with protein MKTFKLLLLIVCMLPTLSSCNYNSLVEKKQGVEQSWAEVQNQYQRRADLIPNLVATVKGYATHESETLEKVTQARAAATSVNINAEDLNEETLAKFQAAQNQLTGALKSLLAVSEAYPDLKANENFRDLQVQLEGTENRIATARGRYTQVVADYNTSIKKFPTNIYAGWFGFESQPQFKADESAQRAPEVKF; from the coding sequence ATGAAAACTTTCAAACTATTATTGCTCATCGTGTGCATGCTTCCGACGCTGTCGTCATGTAACTATAATTCTCTTGTAGAGAAAAAGCAGGGTGTAGAGCAGTCATGGGCTGAGGTGCAGAACCAATATCAGCGCCGTGCCGATCTTATTCCTAACCTTGTGGCGACAGTCAAGGGCTATGCCACACATGAGAGCGAAACGCTCGAAAAGGTTACACAGGCACGCGCTGCTGCTACATCGGTCAACATTAACGCCGAAGACCTCAATGAAGAGACGCTTGCAAAGTTTCAGGCTGCACAAAATCAGCTGACAGGCGCGCTCAAATCGCTTCTTGCTGTCTCTGAAGCGTATCCCGATCTGAAGGCAAACGAGAATTTCCGCGACCTTCAGGTGCAGCTTGAGGGTACTGAAAACCGCATTGCCACTGCACGCGGACGTTACACTCAGGTCGTTGCCGATTATAACACATCAATCAAGAAATTCCCCACAAACATTTACGCCGGATGGTTCGGCTTTGAGTCTCAGCCTCAGTTCAAGGCCGATGAGTCGGCTCAGCGTGCCCCCGAAGTGAAATTCTAA
- the crcB gene encoding fluoride efflux transporter CrcB: protein MLKTLLCIAAGSGLGGVARYLVGRWVQSLSGAALFPWGTFAVNVAGCFIIGLIYGAIDRGTNIPQDVKIFLTVGFCGGFTTFSTFIHENYMLFDSSEFPALALYAGASFTVGLLLAYAGHWIARSI from the coding sequence ATGCTGAAAACCCTACTGTGTATAGCGGCCGGAAGCGGCCTCGGAGGTGTTGCCCGCTACCTTGTCGGGCGTTGGGTTCAATCGCTGTCAGGAGCTGCATTGTTCCCGTGGGGTACGTTTGCCGTGAACGTAGCCGGATGCTTCATCATCGGACTTATATATGGAGCGATAGACCGTGGCACCAATATCCCGCAGGATGTGAAGATATTTCTTACAGTGGGATTTTGCGGAGGATTCACGACATTTTCGACCTTCATTCACGAAAACTACATGCTTTTCGATTCGTCGGAGTTTCCCGCGCTTGCGCTTTACGCCGGTGCGAGCTTTACCGTCGGACTCCTTCTTGCATATGCGGGCCACTGGATAGCCCGGAGCATCTGA
- a CDS encoding metal ABC transporter solute-binding protein, Zn/Mn family: MKSNNIFFPPIIVSLAAWLGLLVACTATTHDTPIVTVSIEPQKYILEQITGNRVEIRTLIANGANPETFDPSVNHIINLTKSIGFLRMGNIGFEAAILDKVHSENPDLPIFNTSLGVMPVTGTHSHGGITHDVIDPHTWTSVKNVKIISKNMLIAMTEIDPSNADYYRSNYDRFAARLDSLDNELTIRLAPHKGEAFMVWHPSLSYFARDYGLEQITAGNADNKEVAMGTLKETIDHASEHKARIFFYQKDLDSRQAEALSSQLGLTKVNINPLSYEWEKEMTAIADAIAATDTIAE; this comes from the coding sequence ATGAAATCCAATAATATATTTTTCCCTCCCATCATAGTCAGTTTAGCCGCGTGGCTCGGCCTGTTGGTCGCATGCACGGCCACTACTCACGACACGCCCATAGTCACCGTCAGCATCGAGCCTCAGAAATATATACTCGAACAGATAACGGGCAACCGCGTGGAGATACGTACCCTGATTGCCAACGGCGCTAATCCCGAGACATTCGACCCTTCGGTCAACCATATCATCAACCTCACGAAGTCAATCGGCTTCCTCCGCATGGGCAACATCGGTTTCGAGGCAGCCATACTCGACAAGGTACACAGCGAGAACCCCGACCTGCCTATCTTCAACACTTCCCTTGGAGTAATGCCCGTCACCGGGACTCACAGCCACGGCGGCATCACGCACGACGTGATTGACCCGCATACATGGACCTCAGTCAAAAACGTGAAGATAATAAGCAAGAACATGCTTATAGCCATGACCGAAATCGATCCATCAAACGCTGACTATTACCGCAGCAACTACGACCGTTTCGCCGCAAGGCTCGATTCGCTCGACAATGAGCTGACAATCAGACTTGCTCCACACAAAGGCGAGGCATTCATGGTATGGCATCCGTCGCTCAGCTATTTCGCGCGTGACTATGGACTCGAACAGATAACCGCAGGCAACGCCGACAACAAGGAAGTGGCAATGGGCACGCTGAAAGAGACAATCGACCATGCGTCCGAGCACAAGGCCCGAATATTCTTCTACCAGAAAGACCTCGACAGCCGTCAGGCCGAAGCCCTCAGCTCGCAACTCGGTCTCACAAAAGTCAATATCAACCCTCTCTCCTACGAATGGGAAAAGGAAATGACAGCAATAGCCGATGCCATCGCTGCCACCGACACAATTGCCGAATAA
- a CDS encoding FKBP-type peptidyl-prolyl cis-trans isomerase, which translates to MSKFRSIFAIFLLASLGAVITTSCDDDNVWSDYKEWRIANEEFFDEQRFMMEDGENVYQTVTPSWNPSAQILMRYLNDRSKTEGNLTPLLTSTVDVKYIGRLYNGVAFDSSYTNTDSIFTTTPGSVIQGWTIALMNMRVGDSARIVIPYKLAYGSSGSGAILPYSTLVFDVKLVDIPYYEVRP; encoded by the coding sequence ATGTCTAAATTCAGATCAATCTTTGCCATATTTCTCCTTGCAAGCCTTGGAGCAGTCATCACAACATCCTGCGACGATGATAATGTCTGGTCAGATTATAAGGAATGGCGAATAGCCAATGAGGAATTCTTCGACGAGCAGCGCTTCATGATGGAGGACGGTGAAAACGTCTATCAGACAGTTACTCCGTCGTGGAATCCTTCAGCCCAGATACTCATGCGTTATCTTAATGACCGCAGCAAGACTGAGGGAAATCTCACTCCGCTTCTGACATCGACAGTCGATGTGAAATATATCGGACGTCTGTATAACGGAGTTGCATTTGACTCGTCATATACCAACACCGACAGCATCTTTACGACTACTCCGGGTTCTGTCATTCAGGGCTGGACAATCGCGCTCATGAACATGCGTGTCGGCGACAGTGCCCGTATCGTTATCCCTTACAAGCTCGCCTACGGTTCGTCGGGTTCAGGTGCTATTCTGCCTTATTCGACACTTGTGTTCGACGTAAAGCTTGTCGACATACCTTATTACGAAGTGCGTCCCTGA
- a CDS encoding bifunctional 3,4-dihydroxy-2-butanone-4-phosphate synthase/GTP cyclohydrolase II — translation MENKIKLDTIEEALADFREGKFVIVVDDEDRENEGDLIIAAEKVTPEAVNFMITNARGELCAPVTISRCKELGLQHQVEDNTSMLGTPFTVTVDLLPGCTTGVSAHDRAATIRALADPSVTPGMFGRPGHVHPLYAQDAGVLRRAGHTEAAIDLARLSGMYPAASLIEILNEDGTMARLPQLRRKADEWGLKLISIRDLIAYRLRTESLVEEGVEVDMPTAYGHFRLIPFRQKSNGLEHIALIKGDVSGDDAVLVRVHSSCATGDIFGSMRCDCGEQLHKAMELIEKEGRGAIVYLNQEGRGIGLMEKIKAYKLQEEGLDTVDANIHLGHKADERDYGVGASILNLLGIRKMKLITNNPVKRIGLEGYGLEVVDNVGIEIAPNRYNLRYMLTKQHRMGHTLHMNDNPDPNKEI, via the coding sequence ATGGAAAATAAGATAAAATTAGATACGATTGAAGAGGCTCTCGCCGATTTCCGCGAAGGCAAATTCGTGATTGTGGTCGATGACGAGGACCGTGAAAACGAGGGTGACCTCATTATAGCTGCCGAGAAGGTCACTCCTGAAGCTGTGAACTTCATGATAACCAACGCGCGTGGCGAGCTCTGCGCTCCGGTGACCATTTCACGCTGCAAGGAACTGGGATTGCAGCATCAGGTCGAGGACAACACCTCGATGCTCGGCACGCCTTTCACCGTGACTGTCGACCTGCTTCCCGGCTGTACGACCGGTGTTTCAGCCCACGACCGTGCCGCGACCATCCGCGCTCTTGCCGACCCGTCGGTGACTCCCGGTATGTTCGGCCGCCCCGGACATGTGCATCCGCTCTATGCACAGGATGCAGGCGTGCTCCGCCGTGCCGGCCACACGGAGGCTGCGATTGACCTTGCAAGACTGTCTGGCATGTATCCGGCTGCCTCGCTTATCGAGATTCTTAACGAGGACGGCACGATGGCACGTCTCCCGCAGTTGCGCCGTAAAGCTGATGAGTGGGGACTGAAACTCATATCTATCCGTGACCTTATAGCATACCGTCTGCGCACCGAGTCGCTTGTCGAGGAAGGTGTGGAGGTCGACATGCCTACGGCTTACGGACATTTTCGTCTTATTCCTTTCCGCCAGAAAAGCAACGGGCTTGAACATATTGCTCTGATAAAGGGTGATGTCAGCGGTGACGATGCAGTGCTTGTGCGAGTCCATTCCTCGTGTGCCACCGGCGACATATTCGGTTCGATGCGTTGTGACTGCGGCGAGCAGCTCCACAAGGCTATGGAGCTTATCGAGAAAGAGGGTCGCGGTGCTATCGTCTATCTTAACCAAGAGGGTCGCGGGATAGGTCTGATGGAGAAAATTAAGGCTTATAAGCTTCAGGAAGAGGGGCTCGACACGGTGGATGCAAATATTCATCTCGGTCACAAGGCTGACGAGCGCGATTATGGCGTAGGCGCATCAATTCTCAATCTTCTCGGCATACGTAAGATGAAGCTTATCACCAACAATCCGGTAAAGCGTATCGGGCTTGAAGGCTATGGGCTTGAAGTGGTCGATAATGTCGGCATTGAAATTGCTCCTAACCGCTATAATCTCCGTTATATGCTCACAAAGCAACATCGCATGGGGCATACCCTGCACATGAACGATAATCCAGATCCGAATAAGGAGATATAA
- a CDS encoding glycine--tRNA ligase, with amino-acid sequence MATQEDVFKKIVSHAKEYGFVFQSSEIYDGLSAVYDYGQNGVELKNNIKRYWWDSMTLLHENIVGIDSAIFMHPTIWKASGHVDAFNDPLIDNKDSKKRYRADVLIEEQIAKIEEKIEKEVAKAAKRFGDSFDEAMFRQTNPRVLEHTAKRDALHERFATAMNDGNLDELRQIIIDEEIVCPISGTKNWTEVRQFNLMFKTEMGSTADGAMTVYLRPETAQGIFVNYLNVQKTGRMRIPFGIAQIGKAFRNEIVARQFIFRMREFEQMEMQFFVRPGTEMEWFNNWKQFRLRWHKALGLGDEKYRYHDHEKLAHYANAATDIEFQMPFGFKEVEGIHSRTNFDLSQHEKFSGKKIQYFDPELNESYTPYVIETSIGVDRMFLSVLCSSYEEQELEGGDKRVVLHLPAPLAPVKCAVMPLVRKDGLPDKAREIVNELKFDFATHYEEKDSIGKRYRRQDAIGTPFCITVDHQTLEDNTVTLRERDSMEQKRVKIEDLHKLIHDEVSLNALLRKLA; translated from the coding sequence ATGGCAACACAAGAAGACGTTTTCAAGAAAATAGTAAGCCATGCCAAGGAGTATGGCTTCGTGTTTCAGTCAAGCGAGATTTACGATGGCCTTTCAGCCGTCTATGACTACGGTCAGAACGGCGTAGAGCTTAAAAACAACATCAAGCGCTATTGGTGGGATTCGATGACCCTCCTCCACGAGAACATCGTGGGTATCGACTCTGCCATCTTCATGCACCCGACCATCTGGAAGGCTTCGGGTCACGTCGACGCGTTCAATGACCCGCTGATTGACAACAAGGATTCGAAGAAGCGTTACCGTGCCGATGTACTCATTGAAGAGCAGATCGCCAAAATTGAAGAAAAAATCGAAAAGGAAGTGGCTAAGGCCGCCAAACGTTTCGGCGATAGCTTTGACGAAGCCATGTTCCGCCAGACAAATCCCCGCGTACTCGAACACACAGCCAAGCGCGATGCCCTCCATGAGCGTTTCGCTACTGCGATGAATGACGGAAATCTCGACGAGCTCCGTCAGATTATTATCGACGAGGAGATTGTATGCCCGATTTCAGGCACTAAGAACTGGACCGAGGTGCGTCAGTTCAACCTCATGTTCAAGACCGAGATGGGCTCGACCGCTGACGGAGCGATGACTGTTTATCTCCGTCCTGAAACAGCTCAGGGTATCTTTGTCAACTACCTCAACGTGCAGAAGACCGGCCGTATGCGCATCCCCTTTGGTATCGCCCAGATCGGCAAGGCGTTCCGCAACGAGATTGTGGCCCGTCAGTTCATCTTCCGCATGCGTGAGTTCGAACAGATGGAGATGCAGTTCTTCGTGCGCCCCGGCACAGAGATGGAATGGTTCAACAACTGGAAGCAGTTCCGTCTTCGCTGGCACAAGGCTCTCGGTCTCGGCGATGAGAAGTATCGCTACCATGACCACGAGAAGCTCGCTCACTATGCCAACGCTGCCACCGACATCGAGTTCCAGATGCCATTCGGTTTCAAGGAAGTGGAGGGTATACATTCGCGCACAAACTTCGACCTCTCGCAGCACGAGAAATTCTCAGGCAAGAAAATACAGTATTTCGATCCCGAGCTAAACGAAAGCTATACTCCCTACGTCATCGAGACATCAATCGGTGTCGACCGTATGTTCCTCAGTGTTCTTTGCTCGTCATACGAGGAGCAGGAGCTTGAAGGCGGCGACAAGCGCGTCGTTCTCCACCTTCCCGCCCCCCTCGCGCCTGTGAAGTGTGCCGTGATGCCTCTCGTCCGCAAGGACGGTCTGCCCGACAAGGCCCGCGAGATTGTCAACGAGCTTAAGTTTGATTTCGCCACCCACTATGAGGAAAAAGATTCTATCGGCAAGCGTTACCGCCGTCAGGATGCAATCGGAACTCCTTTCTGCATCACTGTCGACCATCAGACTCTCGAAGACAACACCGTCACTCTCCGCGAACGCGACTCAATGGAGCAGAAGCGCGTGAAGATCGAGGATCTCCACAAGCTCATCCACGATGAGGTGTCGCTCAACGCGCTTCTTCGCAAGCTCGCTTAA